The Metabacillus sediminilitoris genome window below encodes:
- a CDS encoding S1C family serine protease, with protein MGYYDQDYENENTKKQKGNRGGWFLAGLIGAIFGGFLMLVAIPTLSNLDFLPYDMDLSGEETEEDDPAVTTGPTKNISVNVNTAITEVVDEVSDAVVGVVNLQEAGFWNETGEAGTGSGVVYKKEGKNAFVATNHHVIAGASQVEISLSDGTRVPAEILGSDQLTDLAVLRVDSAKIEQVAEFGNSDKVKPGEPVIAIGNPLGLQFSGSVTQGVISGTERAIPIDSDGDGQVDWNAEVMQTDAAINPGNSGGALINIDGKVIGINSMKIAESAVEGIGLSIPINLALPIIEDLEKYSEVRRPYMGIGMRSLNEVSSYHLEQTLKLPKDIVSGIVVMSVDPVSPAAQAGLQELDVITELDGQEVKDIIELRKILYKQEVGDTVEFTYYRAGEKKTGKMKLGEENLLGS; from the coding sequence GTGGGCTATTATGATCAAGATTATGAGAACGAAAATACGAAAAAACAAAAGGGAAATAGAGGTGGATGGTTTTTAGCAGGACTAATTGGAGCCATTTTCGGCGGATTTCTCATGTTGGTGGCAATCCCTACTTTATCTAATTTAGACTTTTTACCATATGACATGGATTTAAGTGGTGAGGAGACAGAAGAAGATGATCCAGCAGTCACAACCGGACCAACTAAAAATATATCTGTTAATGTAAATACAGCCATAACAGAGGTTGTTGATGAGGTTTCAGATGCTGTTGTCGGTGTTGTCAATCTTCAAGAAGCAGGCTTTTGGAATGAAACAGGTGAAGCTGGGACCGGTTCTGGTGTGGTATATAAGAAAGAGGGAAAAAATGCTTTTGTTGCAACAAATCATCATGTTATTGCCGGCGCGTCACAGGTAGAAATTAGCTTAAGTGATGGGACAAGAGTTCCCGCAGAAATACTCGGAAGTGATCAATTAACAGATTTAGCAGTTTTACGTGTCGACAGCGCGAAAATTGAACAAGTCGCTGAATTTGGGAATTCTGATAAGGTAAAGCCTGGTGAGCCAGTTATAGCCATTGGAAATCCATTAGGATTACAATTTTCAGGTTCTGTTACACAGGGGGTTATTTCTGGAACAGAAAGAGCAATCCCAATTGATTCAGATGGAGATGGACAAGTAGATTGGAATGCAGAAGTAATGCAAACAGATGCTGCCATTAACCCGGGAAATAGTGGCGGAGCGTTAATAAACATCGATGGCAAAGTCATTGGGATTAATTCCATGAAAATTGCGGAATCTGCTGTTGAGGGAATAGGATTATCGATTCCAATAAATCTTGCCCTGCCGATCATTGAAGACCTTGAAAAATATAGTGAAGTTAGACGACCTTATATGGGTATAGGAATGAGATCGTTAAATGAAGTTTCGAGCTATCATCTTGAGCAAACATTAAAGCTTCCAAAAGACATTGTTTCAGGGATCGTCGTCATGAGTGTTGATCCAGTATCACCTGCAGCACAAGCTGGTCTACAGGAACTTGATGTCATCACTGAATTAGACGGTCAAGAGGTCAAAGACATTATTGAACTAAGAAAAATATTATATAAGCAAGAAGTAGGAGATACGGTGGAATTTACGTATTATCGAGCTGGAGAAAAGAAAACAGGTAAGATGAAATTAGGCGAAGAAAACTTGTTAGGGAGCTAA
- the walK gene encoding cell wall metabolism sensor histidine kinase WalK: MKKVRFFHSIQFKFVMIYVLLILIAMQIIGIYFVKELETSLKSNFEDSLSKRISLLVYNIEQEMSRDPKEYADGKTPAGEITTIIRDFVTDEILEVRVIDKNKNVIATSDINQDIVGKKTSEEMVLRALVGLNYDNYFIDKDSGQRVRVMTLPINENNFSDKPIGAIYIVASMEEVFAQMQIINKIFATGTILSMVITAALGIFIARTITRPMSDMRKQAIELANGNFSRKVKVYGEDEIGQLAVTFNYLTDKLDEAQATTEGERRKLASVIAHMIEGVIATNRYGQVILINNPALEMLDVSRETLTNISITKLLNIEDTHTFESILDEQESLILDSGTEERPVILRVSFSVIQKESGLIDGVIAVLYDITEQEKIEQERREFVANVSHELRTPLTTMRSYLEALADGAWKDDEIAPQFLNVTQTETERMIRLVNDLLQLSKLDRTEYRINKDFVNFTVFFDKIIDRFEMTKSQHVSFVRNIPKEALFVEIDTDKITQVLDNIISNALKYSPEGGKVTFTIDKLSSDIQIRIKDEGVGIPKESVNKIFDRFYRVDKARTRKLGGTGLGLAIAKEMILAHGGDIWAQSVEGQGTTVFFTIPYNPEQEDEWE, translated from the coding sequence ATGAAAAAGGTACGTTTTTTTCACTCTATTCAATTTAAGTTTGTTATGATTTACGTCTTACTTATTTTGATTGCTATGCAGATAATCGGAATTTATTTCGTTAAGGAGTTAGAGACTTCACTTAAAAGTAATTTTGAAGATTCTTTATCAAAACGAATAAGTTTACTTGTTTATAATATTGAGCAGGAAATGTCCAGAGATCCAAAGGAATATGCTGACGGGAAAACGCCTGCCGGAGAGATTACAACCATTATTAGAGATTTTGTGACAGATGAGATCCTTGAAGTTCGAGTTATTGATAAAAACAAAAATGTTATCGCAACATCAGATATTAATCAAGATATAGTTGGTAAAAAAACATCAGAAGAAATGGTCCTTCGCGCATTGGTTGGTTTAAATTATGATAACTATTTTATTGATAAGGATTCTGGTCAAAGAGTCCGTGTTATGACTCTTCCTATTAATGAGAATAATTTCAGTGATAAACCTATTGGGGCCATTTATATTGTTGCCTCAATGGAAGAAGTCTTTGCCCAAATGCAAATTATTAACAAAATTTTTGCTACGGGAACAATTCTATCAATGGTTATAACCGCAGCATTAGGTATTTTTATTGCCAGAACAATCACAAGGCCAATGTCTGATATGAGAAAACAGGCAATTGAATTAGCGAATGGTAATTTTTCTCGAAAAGTTAAAGTGTATGGGGAAGATGAAATTGGTCAATTGGCTGTTACATTTAACTACTTAACAGATAAGCTAGATGAAGCCCAGGCTACTACAGAAGGGGAACGTCGAAAGCTCGCTTCTGTCATCGCACACATGATTGAAGGAGTTATCGCTACAAATCGTTATGGACAAGTTATCTTAATTAATAATCCAGCATTAGAGATGTTAGATGTTTCACGTGAAACGCTAACAAATATTTCAATCACAAAATTATTAAATATAGAAGATACTCATACATTTGAGAGTATTTTAGATGAGCAAGAATCCCTTATCCTAGATTCAGGTACTGAGGAAAGACCGGTTATTTTACGAGTTAGTTTTTCAGTGATTCAAAAAGAATCTGGACTTATTGATGGTGTCATTGCTGTCTTATATGACATTACAGAACAAGAAAAAATTGAGCAAGAAAGAAGAGAATTTGTTGCGAATGTCTCACATGAGCTTCGTACGCCATTAACAACAATGAGAAGTTATTTAGAGGCTCTAGCTGATGGCGCTTGGAAGGATGACGAGATTGCTCCACAGTTTCTGAATGTAACACAAACAGAAACTGAAAGGATGATTAGGCTTGTAAATGACTTGCTCCAATTATCTAAGCTTGACCGTACCGAATATCGTATTAATAAAGATTTTGTTAATTTCACCGTTTTTTTCGATAAAATTATTGATCGCTTTGAAATGACGAAATCACAACATGTTTCCTTTGTAAGGAACATTCCTAAAGAAGCACTTTTTGTTGAAATAGATACAGATAAAATTACGCAAGTATTAGATAATATCATTTCAAATGCTTTGAAATACTCGCCAGAAGGTGGAAAAGTAACATTTACGATTGATAAACTTTCATCTGATATTCAAATACGTATTAAAGATGAAGGTGTTGGAATACCTAAGGAAAGTGTCAATAAAATCTTTGATCGTTTCTACCGTGTTGACAAAGCTCGAACTCGTAAGCTCGGGGGAACAGGATTAGGGTTAGCCATTGCAAAAGAAATGATTTTAGCACATGGCGGTGATATTTGGGCACAAAGTGTAGAAGGACAAGGTACAACGGTGTTTTTCACAATACCTTACAACCCGGAACAAGAGGATGAGTGGGAATGA
- a CDS encoding MBL fold metallo-hydrolase, giving the protein MGLQFSVLASGSTGNAIYVESDNQSFLVDAGLSGKQMQNLFEQIGRDIKKLSGIFVTHEHSDHIKGLGVLARKYKLPIYANEKTWQAMNGLIGEVATEQKFVFKTGSVKTFGSMDIESFGVSHDAAEPMFFVFHHEGKKLALITDTGYVSDKMKGTIRNADAFVFESNHDVSMLQMGHYPWSIKRRILSDVGHVSNEDAAMAMMDVIGDATKRIYLAHLSKDNNMKDLARMSVQQTLASKGFMTGEQFDLYDTDPATPTTLIAI; this is encoded by the coding sequence ATGGGCTTGCAGTTTAGTGTTCTTGCAAGCGGCAGTACGGGGAATGCAATTTATGTTGAATCTGATAATCAGTCGTTTTTAGTTGATGCCGGATTAAGTGGAAAGCAAATGCAGAACCTATTTGAGCAAATAGGAAGAGACATTAAAAAGCTATCCGGCATTTTTGTTACACATGAACATAGTGATCATATCAAGGGGCTTGGTGTGCTAGCTAGAAAGTATAAGCTGCCAATCTATGCGAATGAAAAGACATGGCAGGCGATGAACGGTTTGATTGGAGAAGTTGCAACAGAGCAAAAATTTGTCTTCAAAACTGGATCTGTAAAAACATTTGGTTCAATGGATATCGAATCCTTTGGCGTTTCCCATGATGCTGCTGAACCAATGTTTTTTGTGTTCCATCATGAAGGTAAAAAGCTTGCTTTAATTACTGATACCGGCTATGTTAGTGACAAAATGAAGGGCACAATCCGTAATGCTGATGCATTTGTTTTTGAAAGCAATCATGATGTTTCCATGCTGCAAATGGGACATTATCCATGGAGTATAAAGCGACGGATATTAAGTGATGTCGGTCATGTTTCGAATGAAGATGCGGCCATGGCAATGATGGATGTAATCGGTGATGCAACAAAGAGAATTTATTTGGCTCATTTGAGTAAAGATAACAACATGAAGGATTTAGCACGAATGTCTGTACAGCAAACATTAGCAAGCAAAGGCTTTATGACAGGAGAGCAATTTGATTTGTATGATACAGACCCAGCAACCCCAACAACGCTGATCGCAATATAA
- a CDS encoding YycH family regulatory protein, protein MNKEAIKSATLTVLILISLFFTWNMWTLRPSFEYFQNQTLVESIPIDQETKKTYEVIKPHQLLLHSQENHFSSIAGKFTNGLWKEMQNWEFSNVKSQSPFRTREEFQKWTDENNDASIELKFYNEIPMSTFQSMLQWDSDTNENISFDRIFLDVMTTNDAQQKVSFVSYDKMIVVETTVNDIEAKDFVAQIFNRRDELQSYFSYDTGQGSDIMLPNDQVILDSYEYFTETIDGEKFKDALFSNPRIVKQDENVSRNRYTDGIRELNIYQNQHMVRYVNPTLRDTDSVRAGLLIDQSISFLNDHGGWTDNYVLFNVNESDQEIEFIMSIQSIPVINSEENSFGPTMIKQRWGQNEIAIYDRPSYQLISNISNQSTTLMSGYQVVELIKNNQQIEETNIHNIFIAYELSSSDSQQFVKVSPIWCIQMKNGQLLKINEDLEQSGGNENGVE, encoded by the coding sequence ATGAATAAAGAAGCGATTAAAAGTGCCACTTTGACCGTATTAATTTTGATTAGTTTATTTTTCACTTGGAATATGTGGACTCTTCGACCATCATTTGAGTATTTTCAAAATCAAACACTTGTTGAAAGTATTCCGATCGATCAAGAAACAAAAAAAACGTATGAGGTTATAAAGCCACATCAATTATTACTTCATTCTCAAGAGAATCATTTCAGTTCAATCGCCGGGAAATTTACGAATGGACTTTGGAAGGAAATGCAAAACTGGGAGTTTAGTAATGTGAAAAGTCAATCACCCTTCCGGACAAGGGAAGAGTTTCAGAAATGGACCGATGAGAATAATGATGCTAGTATTGAGCTCAAATTCTATAATGAGATCCCAATGTCAACATTTCAATCCATGCTGCAATGGGATTCTGATACAAATGAAAATATTTCGTTTGACCGTATCTTTTTAGATGTCATGACGACTAATGATGCCCAACAAAAGGTTTCTTTTGTTTCATATGATAAAATGATAGTGGTAGAAACGACTGTTAATGATATTGAAGCAAAGGATTTTGTTGCACAAATTTTCAACAGAAGAGATGAGCTTCAGTCTTACTTTTCATATGACACCGGACAAGGGAGTGACATTATGCTCCCAAATGATCAAGTGATATTAGATAGTTATGAATATTTCACTGAAACAATTGACGGAGAAAAGTTTAAAGATGCATTATTTAGTAACCCGCGAATTGTCAAACAAGATGAGAATGTTTCAAGAAATAGATATACAGATGGGATTAGAGAACTTAACATTTATCAAAATCAGCATATGGTCAGATATGTGAATCCAACGTTAAGAGACACGGATTCTGTACGTGCCGGACTGCTTATTGATCAGAGCATATCTTTTTTAAATGATCATGGCGGATGGACAGATAACTATGTATTATTTAATGTGAATGAAAGTGATCAAGAAATAGAATTTATTATGTCTATTCAGTCAATCCCGGTTATTAATTCAGAGGAAAACTCTTTTGGGCCTACAATGATTAAGCAAAGATGGGGGCAAAATGAAATTGCGATTTATGACCGCCCTTCATATCAACTTATCTCAAACATTTCGAACCAATCAACCACATTGATGTCAGGATATCAGGTCGTTGAGTTGATCAAGAATAATCAACAAATTGAAGAAACTAATATCCATAACATTTTTATTGCGTACGAGCTTAGCAGCTCTGATAGTCAACAATTTGTGAAGGTATCTCCAATTTGGTGTATACAAATGAAGAATGGTCAGCTATTAAAAATAAATGAAGATCTAGAACAGTCTGGAGGGAATGAAAATGGAGTGGAGTAA
- a CDS encoding two-component system regulatory protein YycI produces MEWSKTKTIFILAFLILDIYLAYEYFQLRGESNYAVIQEATIEEKLDAEGIEYKNELPQDIGKGYYITAKSKDFTLEEISNLKNQTMVVSNSNLPIDSFRTLNMELKDPFPLPEVNVKSKINQFLRENIIGGELYHYWYTDEKTNSIICIQQYKNQNIFQSKEDHIAMVIFYLNEDREIFAYEQSMLEDINEVEEKETAISPLKALEALYNKNFLKSNSKIEDIEYGFYTHIPLTNQQILAPIWHIIVENEQKEREDYYVNALEGDVLLLTE; encoded by the coding sequence ATGGAGTGGAGTAAAACAAAGACCATTTTTATTCTTGCATTTCTTATTCTGGATATTTATTTAGCCTATGAATATTTTCAATTACGCGGTGAATCAAATTATGCTGTCATACAGGAAGCAACAATTGAAGAAAAGCTAGACGCAGAAGGTATTGAGTATAAAAACGAGCTTCCACAGGATATTGGAAAAGGCTATTATATAACGGCTAAAAGTAAGGACTTTACTTTAGAGGAGATCAGCAATCTTAAAAATCAAACAATGGTCGTGTCAAATAGTAATCTTCCGATAGATTCTTTTCGAACATTAAATATGGAGTTAAAGGATCCGTTTCCATTACCAGAAGTAAATGTAAAAAGTAAAATCAATCAGTTTTTACGAGAAAATATCATTGGTGGAGAACTGTATCACTACTGGTATACGGATGAAAAAACAAATTCAATTATTTGCATTCAACAGTATAAAAATCAAAATATCTTTCAATCGAAAGAGGATCATATTGCGATGGTGATCTTTTACTTAAATGAAGATAGAGAGATCTTTGCATATGAACAGTCCATGCTTGAGGATATAAATGAGGTTGAGGAAAAGGAAACAGCTATCTCACCTTTAAAAGCACTTGAAGCGTTATACAACAAAAATTTCTTGAAATCAAATAGTAAAATAGAGGATATTGAATATGGATTTTATACTCATATTCCACTTACAAACCAACAAATATTAGCACCAATTTGGCATATTATTGTGGAAAATGAACAAAAAGAAAGAGAAGATTATTATGTTAATGCATTAGAAGGTGATGTTTTACTTTTAACAGAATAG